One Gloeothece verrucosa PCC 7822 DNA window includes the following coding sequences:
- a CDS encoding hybrid sensor histidine kinase/response regulator has protein sequence MDSGFDTSKFSMLDLFSIEVETQTEILTDKLLALENHLRQSQIPSDLNLILEALMRASHSIKGAARVVQIEVAVKIAHLMEDCFTTAMNGTIPLNLSQIDQLLQGVDFLQQLSKVREKNLENWLSQHQQQAENIINALVIAPVAPQEQKQLNPAPQQEISPAIIEAKAYPVSSTSEDAIVIDTVLSNEVETDELEPKVFSSLAPQREEDQSYLDLSSLFLDQETLPTAQQVKETLSSALSLISTAPPDKTRFVRVSSDNLNRLMGLAGEALVEAGFLNPFADSLLNLKKKQLELSQLLEKLDSVLSKTHLTVETETYLKAIQQKERECRETLGERLVILEQFAYRSLNLCDRLYREVIASHLRPFSEGVQGFPRMVRDIAKQLNKSVKLEIIGKGTLVDRDILKKLEAPLTQMLRNAIDHGIEFPDERAALLKPSQGTIRLEAAHRFGMLCITLADDGRGIDLEQIRQRVIDKQLVKPDLAQQLTDNELLEFIFLPGFSTSAAVTEISGRGVGLNIAKTMVEEVGGNLQATTKPGKGISFHFQLPLTLSVIRTLLVEISGEPYAFPLTRIEQVVMLNAHEIFSLENRQYFSLNLQNIGLVRADQVLELSPSKVPSEVLSIIILSDQFNRYGLIVDRFLGERNLVIRPLDTRLGKIQDISAAALLEDGSPVLILDVLDLMRSIDKLFSSSEIKQAQYDFENNILEKPKRILVVDDSITVREMERKLLENHGYQVDLAMDGMEGWNAVISGDYDLIITDVDMPRMNGIKLVAQIKKHHQLQKIPVIIISYKERQEDRLQGLEAGADYYLTKSSFHDDTFINAVVDLIGKA, from the coding sequence ATGGATAGTGGCTTTGATACGAGTAAATTTTCTATGTTAGATTTATTTAGCATAGAAGTAGAAACGCAAACAGAAATTTTGACGGATAAGCTGTTAGCACTGGAAAATCATCTGCGACAGTCTCAGATACCATCTGATCTAAACCTTATTTTAGAAGCTTTAATGCGAGCATCCCACTCTATAAAAGGAGCCGCTAGAGTAGTACAAATAGAAGTGGCTGTCAAAATAGCTCACCTAATGGAAGACTGTTTTACCACAGCCATGAATGGAACAATCCCTCTAAATTTATCCCAAATTGATCAATTATTACAAGGGGTAGATTTTTTACAGCAATTGAGCAAAGTTAGAGAGAAGAATTTAGAAAATTGGTTATCACAACATCAACAACAAGCAGAAAACATCATTAATGCTCTTGTAATTGCACCTGTTGCTCCACAAGAACAAAAACAGTTAAACCCGGCTCCACAACAAGAAATTTCCCCAGCCATCATAGAAGCGAAAGCTTACCCGGTTTCATCCACATCAGAGGATGCAATCGTGATTGACACCGTCTTATCTAATGAAGTTGAAACTGATGAATTAGAACCCAAGGTATTCTCGAGTTTAGCACCACAACGAGAAGAAGATCAAAGTTATCTAGATTTATCTTCACTATTTTTAGATCAAGAAACCCTTCCCACAGCACAACAAGTTAAAGAAACGCTCTCATCTGCACTCTCGTTGATTTCTACAGCCCCCCCTGACAAAACTCGCTTTGTGCGAGTCAGTAGCGATAACTTAAACCGTTTGATGGGGTTAGCTGGAGAAGCATTAGTAGAAGCAGGTTTTCTAAACCCTTTTGCCGATTCTCTGTTAAATCTTAAGAAAAAACAACTGGAACTCTCTCAACTTTTAGAAAAATTAGACAGTGTTTTATCGAAAACTCACTTAACAGTAGAAACAGAAACTTATTTAAAAGCTATCCAGCAAAAAGAACGAGAATGTCGGGAAACATTGGGGGAGCGGCTGGTAATTTTAGAACAGTTTGCCTATCGTTCACTCAACCTATGTGATCGTCTGTATCGAGAAGTAATCGCCTCTCATTTACGTCCTTTTTCTGAGGGAGTACAGGGGTTTCCTCGCATGGTACGAGATATTGCCAAACAACTCAATAAAAGTGTGAAATTAGAAATTATTGGCAAAGGCACTTTAGTAGATCGAGATATTCTCAAAAAACTTGAAGCTCCCCTCACTCAAATGTTGAGAAATGCCATTGATCATGGGATAGAATTCCCTGATGAAAGAGCGGCTCTCCTAAAACCTTCTCAAGGAACAATCCGGCTTGAAGCCGCTCATCGGTTTGGTATGTTATGCATTACTTTAGCCGATGATGGGAGAGGAATAGACTTAGAGCAAATACGCCAGAGAGTCATAGATAAACAATTAGTTAAACCCGATTTAGCCCAACAATTAACTGACAATGAACTGCTAGAGTTTATCTTTTTGCCAGGTTTTTCTACCTCGGCGGCTGTGACGGAAATTTCCGGGCGAGGTGTAGGACTAAATATTGCTAAAACTATGGTAGAAGAAGTTGGAGGTAATCTTCAAGCTACCACAAAACCCGGTAAAGGCATCAGTTTTCATTTTCAACTGCCCTTAACTTTATCAGTAATTCGCACACTTTTAGTGGAAATTTCTGGAGAACCTTATGCCTTTCCCCTGACTCGGATCGAGCAAGTTGTCATGCTCAATGCCCATGAGATTTTTTCCCTGGAAAACAGGCAATATTTTAGTTTAAATCTACAAAATATTGGGCTAGTTAGAGCCGATCAAGTTTTAGAATTATCTCCGTCTAAAGTTCCCTCTGAAGTCTTATCAATTATTATTTTAAGTGACCAATTCAACCGATATGGCTTAATCGTTGATCGATTTTTGGGAGAGCGTAATTTAGTGATCAGACCTCTCGATACTCGATTAGGAAAAATACAAGATATAAGCGCGGCCGCCTTGTTAGAAGATGGGTCTCCTGTGCTAATTTTAGACGTTTTAGACCTCATGCGTTCTATTGATAAATTATTCAGCAGTAGTGAGATTAAGCAAGCTCAGTATGATTTTGAGAATAATATTCTTGAAAAACCGAAAAGAATTCTCGTGGTGGATGATTCAATTACCGTTAGAGAGATGGAAAGAAAACTTTTAGAAAATCACGGCTATCAGGTTGATTTAGCGATGGATGGGATGGAAGGATGGAATGCTGTAATCAGTGGGGACTACGATTTAATTATTACCGATGTAGATATGCCTCGGATGAATGGCATTAAATTAGTGGCCCAAATTAAAAAACATCATCAGTTACAAAAAATTCCGGTCATTATTATTTCCTATAAAGAACGACAGGAAGATCGTCTTCAAGGTCTAGAAGCGGGAGCCGATTATTATTTAACTAAGAGTAGTTTTCATGATGATACTTTTATTAATGCGGTAGTGGATTTAATTGGTAAAGCTTAA
- a CDS encoding chemotaxis protein CheW has translation MELITNNCSNQIGISGDKSCPQLKEVIHCRNCSVYSSIGRALFQREAPAGYLEEWADLLAPPFPQDAQQTNTSKEAATSVIIFRLEEEWLALPVDIIKEITQILPVHTLPHRSNSILRGIVNIRGELITCMALENLLQLKRSQDKNQDNLSKIKQDSVIYQRMIVIKIQNYRWVFKVDELDRINRFDSKDFENSPTALAKNPNIYTKKIISYKSNKVNYLDTELLFYELLFHTYSKPQSNKNNE, from the coding sequence ATGGAATTAATTACTAATAATTGCTCAAATCAAATTGGAATTAGTGGCGACAAATCTTGTCCTCAGTTAAAAGAGGTAATTCACTGTCGTAACTGTTCAGTCTATTCATCCATTGGGCGGGCTTTATTTCAACGAGAAGCACCAGCAGGGTATTTAGAAGAATGGGCAGATTTACTAGCACCACCTTTTCCGCAAGATGCTCAACAAACTAACACTTCAAAAGAAGCCGCTACTTCGGTCATTATTTTTCGGTTAGAGGAAGAATGGTTAGCTTTACCCGTTGATATTATTAAAGAAATTACGCAAATTTTGCCGGTTCATACTTTACCTCATCGGAGTAATAGTATATTAAGAGGGATTGTTAATATTCGAGGAGAACTTATTACTTGTATGGCTTTAGAGAATCTTTTACAATTAAAAAGAAGTCAGGATAAAAATCAAGATAATTTATCTAAAATAAAGCAAGACTCTGTAATTTATCAACGAATGATCGTGATCAAAATTCAAAATTATCGTTGGGTATTTAAAGTAGATGAACTAGATAGAATTAACCGATTTGATTCTAAGGATTTTGAAAATTCTCCCACTGCCCTAGCTAAAAATCCCAATATTTATACTAAAAAAATTATTAGCTATAAATCTAATAAAGTCAATTATTTAGATACAGAATTGTTATTTTATGAATTATTATTTCATACATATTCTAAACCTCAATCAAATAAAAATAATGAATAA
- a CDS encoding BsuBI/PstI family type II restriction endonuclease: MKTEQEKGITDISYQEFINRELTKDILNDENPLVIDLFAGCGGLALGFEAAGFKTTGYEMSEEACATYQYNLHGRCENITLTRYPTLIDNPKVIIAGPPCQPFSKGGYQLGLLDSRDGFPIFLDAVERYHPKIALFENVQGMLYRNKRYFEEIVATLSTNGYFVEWKILNASDYGVPQRRQRLFCVAHQSVWKWPAQTHLHHPYTAGEALGELALIVPAKAKFLTLSQDQYIQRYEAASKCINPRDIHLNAPSRTVTCRNLAAATGDMLRIRLADGRRRRLTVREGARLQSFPDWFEFFGTEDSQYQQIGNAVPPPILAKALALSVKACLKAEEQGLRTEISPSYQPQQLTLNFIRENPQISSRKTQKTRPRIAQKKYMEPKIEEALQILKAVGIPVDSQTPKRKLRLALTLLAVANLKPESSWTEACYWQGTKSWALTTREIIIFWNNNYLEVLGKPLSSGSYDDVRRKDLALLIPSGLVLRSAANPNASTNDPTRRYAVSEDAKDILLTFGTPQWQENINAFREKYGVLAERLFRTRQQNQVPVTLPDGTYIELSQGEHNLIQKAIIDEFLPRFAPGAEVLYIGDSAKKVLVRKDERLLQLGFFELERDLLPDVVAYDPVRNWLFLIEAVHSSNPISQIRHLNLEELTQNCTAPRIYVSAFKNRASFREWVLEISWETEVWLVESPDHLIHFNGEKFLGPYNQPNS, encoded by the coding sequence ATGAAAACTGAACAAGAAAAAGGAATTACTGACATTTCTTATCAGGAATTTATTAATAGAGAACTAACAAAGGATATTCTTAATGATGAAAATCCTTTAGTAATTGATTTATTTGCCGGTTGTGGAGGACTGGCTTTAGGTTTTGAAGCGGCAGGTTTTAAAACCACAGGTTATGAAATGTCCGAGGAGGCTTGTGCTACCTATCAATACAATTTGCACGGCAGATGCGAGAACATAACCTTAACTCGTTATCCGACTCTAATAGATAACCCTAAAGTAATTATTGCTGGTCCACCTTGTCAACCTTTTAGTAAAGGGGGATATCAGCTTGGACTTTTAGATAGCCGAGATGGTTTTCCTATTTTTCTTGATGCTGTGGAACGCTACCATCCTAAAATCGCTTTATTTGAAAATGTGCAAGGAATGTTGTACCGCAACAAGAGGTATTTTGAGGAGATTGTAGCGACTCTTTCAACTAATGGTTATTTCGTAGAATGGAAAATTTTAAATGCCTCTGATTATGGTGTACCTCAACGCCGCCAAAGACTATTTTGTGTTGCTCATCAATCTGTTTGGAAATGGCCCGCTCAAACCCATTTGCACCATCCTTATACAGCAGGAGAGGCATTAGGAGAATTAGCATTGATTGTACCAGCAAAGGCCAAATTTCTTACCCTTAGTCAAGACCAATATATACAGAGATACGAAGCCGCATCTAAATGTATTAACCCTAGAGATATTCATTTAAATGCGCCTTCTAGAACCGTTACCTGCCGTAATTTAGCCGCAGCTACTGGAGATATGTTACGTATTCGTTTAGCCGATGGACGGAGAAGGCGGCTTACAGTACGTGAAGGTGCTAGACTGCAAAGTTTTCCAGATTGGTTTGAATTTTTTGGCACAGAAGACAGCCAATATCAGCAAATTGGTAATGCAGTGCCTCCTCCTATTTTAGCTAAGGCTTTGGCTCTTTCTGTGAAAGCTTGTCTTAAGGCAGAGGAACAAGGATTAAGAACAGAAATTTCGCCAAGTTATCAGCCTCAGCAACTCACATTAAATTTTATACGGGAAAACCCTCAAATCTCCTCAAGAAAAACCCAAAAAACTCGCCCACGAATCGCGCAAAAAAAATATATGGAACCTAAAATAGAAGAAGCTTTACAGATTCTTAAAGCGGTAGGAATACCAGTGGATTCCCAAACTCCAAAACGAAAGCTACGTTTAGCATTAACTCTTCTGGCTGTCGCCAATCTTAAACCAGAAAGTAGTTGGACTGAAGCTTGCTATTGGCAAGGGACAAAATCTTGGGCTTTAACCACAAGAGAAATTATCATTTTTTGGAATAATAACTATTTAGAAGTTTTAGGAAAACCTCTTTCGAGTGGTTCCTATGATGATGTTCGTCGCAAAGATTTAGCGCTTTTAATCCCTTCGGGTTTAGTGCTGCGGAGTGCGGCTAACCCAAATGCTAGTACCAATGACCCGACTCGTCGCTATGCAGTTTCAGAAGATGCTAAAGATATTTTACTGACGTTCGGAACACCTCAATGGCAAGAAAATATCAATGCTTTTCGGGAAAAATACGGCGTTTTAGCAGAGCGATTATTTAGAACTCGACAACAAAATCAAGTGCCTGTAACACTCCCTGATGGAACTTATATAGAACTCTCTCAAGGAGAACATAATCTTATTCAAAAAGCTATTATTGATGAATTTTTGCCTCGTTTTGCTCCGGGTGCTGAGGTACTATATATTGGGGATTCTGCTAAGAAAGTTTTAGTCAGAAAGGATGAAAGATTATTGCAACTAGGTTTTTTTGAATTAGAGCGTGATTTACTTCCTGATGTTGTCGCTTATGATCCAGTGAGAAATTGGCTATTTTTAATAGAAGCAGTACACTCATCTAATCCTATCTCTCAAATTCGACATTTAAATTTAGAAGAATTAACCCAAAACTGCACAGCACCGAGAATTTATGTAAGTGCATTTAAAAATCGAGCCTCATTTCGAGAATGGGTTTTAGAAATTAGTTGGGAAACGGAGGTTTGGTTAGTAGAATCTCCAGATCATTTAATACATTTTAATGGAGAAAAATTTTTAGGCCCCTACAATCAACCAAATTCATAG